In Paenibacillus larvae subsp. larvae, the following proteins share a genomic window:
- a CDS encoding alpha/beta hydrolase, producing MEQPPALLIHGFTGGTFELEPLSELLDERGIQAHLPEMPWSGERLVKRNKESWEDWLSEVTSYTNRFACEHSQFDLVGFSLGGMVAAYLANRFPVRRLVLVNAAVIYVSPVRFIIDSPKHAGFDCTSP from the coding sequence ATGGAGCAGCCTCCGGCATTACTAATCCATGGTTTTACAGGAGGTACCTTTGAGCTTGAGCCTCTTTCGGAGCTTCTGGATGAGCGAGGTATCCAGGCCCATCTTCCCGAAATGCCATGGAGTGGAGAAAGGCTCGTAAAACGTAATAAGGAATCGTGGGAGGACTGGCTATCAGAAGTTACTTCATATACGAATCGCTTTGCTTGTGAACATAGCCAGTTTGATCTCGTCGGTTTTTCACTCGGTGGGATGGTAGCAGCTTATTTGGCAAATCGCTTTCCAGTGAGGAGACTGGTGCTAGTTAACGCGGCTGTTATCTATGTCAGTCCGGTTCGCTTTATAATTGATAGCCCAAAGCATGCAGGATTCGATTGTACATCCCCATAG
- the glnA gene encoding type I glutamate--ammonia ligase — MANFTKEDILRIAKEENVRFIRLQFTDLLGTIKNVEIPVSQLPKALDNKMMFDGSSIEGYVRIEESDMYLYPDLNTWVVFPWVTENKVARLICDIYMPDGSPFMGDPRQILKRALQEAEEMGFTDMNVGPEPEFFLFKTDDNGRPTMELNDQGGYFDLAPTDLGENCRREIVLTLEEMGFEIEASHHEVAPGQHEIDFKYADAVKAADQIQTFKLVVKTIARQHGLHATFMPKPIFGVNGSGMHCNQSLFRGKENAFFKEDDQLGLSEVGKQYMAGILKHARGFAAITNPTVNSFKRLVPGYEAPCYVAWSDSNRSPMIRIPASRGLSTRVEVRNPDPAANPYLALAAMLKAGLDGIKKKLPLPAPTDRNIYVMTEEEREDQGIPSLPLDLRQALDELIKDEVICEALGEHALTHFIELKEIEWDMYRTQVHQWERDQYMTLY, encoded by the coding sequence GTGGCGAACTTTACCAAAGAGGACATCTTACGCATTGCGAAAGAGGAGAACGTACGTTTTATTCGTCTGCAATTTACAGATCTGCTTGGGACCATTAAAAATGTGGAAATTCCGGTCAGCCAACTGCCCAAAGCGCTGGATAACAAAATGATGTTTGACGGCTCTTCCATTGAAGGCTATGTGCGCATCGAAGAATCTGACATGTATTTGTATCCGGATCTGAACACATGGGTCGTATTCCCGTGGGTAACGGAAAACAAAGTGGCACGTCTGATTTGTGATATTTATATGCCTGACGGTTCACCTTTTATGGGGGACCCCCGTCAAATTTTAAAAAGAGCACTGCAAGAAGCGGAAGAAATGGGCTTTACGGATATGAATGTAGGGCCGGAACCGGAGTTTTTCCTGTTTAAAACAGACGACAATGGCCGTCCTACTATGGAGCTTAACGACCAGGGAGGATATTTTGACCTTGCGCCCACAGATCTTGGTGAGAATTGCCGCCGTGAGATTGTTCTTACTTTGGAAGAGATGGGGTTTGAGATTGAAGCCTCTCACCACGAAGTTGCCCCTGGGCAGCACGAAATTGATTTTAAATACGCGGATGCAGTAAAAGCGGCCGACCAGATCCAGACCTTTAAGCTTGTTGTCAAAACAATAGCAAGGCAGCATGGCCTGCATGCAACCTTTATGCCAAAACCGATTTTCGGTGTCAATGGTTCCGGAATGCATTGCAACCAATCCTTGTTCAGAGGGAAGGAAAATGCCTTTTTCAAGGAAGATGACCAACTGGGGCTAAGTGAGGTAGGAAAGCAGTATATGGCGGGTATTTTGAAACACGCAAGAGGATTTGCCGCGATCACCAACCCGACAGTCAATTCCTTCAAGCGTCTCGTGCCCGGGTATGAGGCACCCTGCTACGTGGCATGGTCTGATAGTAACCGCAGCCCGATGATTCGTATTCCGGCTTCCCGCGGGCTGAGCACCCGTGTTGAGGTACGGAACCCTGATCCTGCCGCCAACCCTTATCTGGCTCTTGCTGCTATGCTGAAAGCCGGACTGGACGGAATCAAGAAGAAACTTCCTCTTCCTGCTCCAACTGACCGCAATATTTATGTCATGACGGAAGAAGAGCGAGAGGATCAAGGAATACCGAGCCTTCCTTTGGACCTCCGCCAAGCCCTGGATGAACTGATTAAGGATGAAGTTATTTGTGAAGCCTTGGGTGAACATGCCCTCACTCATTTTATTGAGCTGAAGGAAATTGAGTGGGATATGTATCGCACACAAGTGCACCAATGGGAACGCGATCAGTATATGACCTTATATTAA
- a CDS encoding lipoate--protein ligase: MLFIDNQGITDPRINLAIEEYALKYLSTEQTYLLFYINEPSIIIGKNQNTIEEINMDYVKQQELHVVRRLSGGGAVYHDLGNLNFSFITKDDGNSFHNFLKFTEPVIEALRKLGVEAELSGRNDIQVGERKISGNAQFTTRGRMFSHGTLLFHSEMENVVSALKVKAGKIQSKGIKSIRSRVANISEFLKEPMTIEEFRFTLLSSIFGMPAEEVPQYKLKDEDWKQIQQISKERYHNWEWNYGKSPKSNMQHSKRFPAGTIDVRLDIEQGRIKHIKIFGDFFGVQDVSELEDKLTGVRYEEKAIRDTLQGVDVQTYFGQIEPNDFISLLTLAS; the protein is encoded by the coding sequence ATGCTGTTTATTGACAATCAAGGAATAACAGATCCGCGCATCAATTTGGCTATTGAAGAGTATGCGCTGAAATATTTATCTACAGAGCAAACCTATCTGCTGTTTTATATAAATGAACCTTCGATTATTATTGGAAAGAATCAAAATACGATTGAAGAGATCAACATGGATTATGTGAAGCAGCAAGAGCTGCATGTGGTCCGGCGTTTGTCCGGCGGTGGAGCTGTCTATCACGACCTTGGGAACCTGAATTTCAGTTTTATCACCAAGGATGACGGCAATTCGTTTCATAATTTTTTAAAGTTTACCGAGCCGGTTATTGAAGCCCTCCGTAAGCTTGGGGTAGAAGCGGAATTATCAGGCCGCAATGATATTCAAGTAGGAGAGCGTAAAATTTCCGGGAATGCCCAGTTTACGACCAGAGGGAGAATGTTCAGCCACGGTACCCTTTTATTCCATTCGGAGATGGAGAATGTAGTGTCTGCTCTAAAGGTTAAGGCCGGAAAAATCCAGTCCAAGGGCATCAAATCTATCAGAAGCCGCGTGGCCAACATCTCCGAATTTTTAAAAGAGCCCATGACAATCGAAGAGTTTCGTTTTACGCTGCTCAGTTCTATTTTTGGAATGCCGGCGGAAGAAGTCCCCCAGTATAAATTGAAGGACGAGGACTGGAAGCAAATCCAGCAAATTTCCAAAGAGCGCTACCACAATTGGGAATGGAATTATGGAAAGTCTCCTAAAAGCAATATGCAACATTCCAAACGTTTTCCTGCCGGCACCATTGATGTCCGCCTTGATATTGAACAGGGACGAATTAAGCATATTAAAATATTTGGAGACTTCTTTGGTGTACAGGACGTCTCGGAGCTGGAGGACAAGCTTACAGGGGTTCGTTATGAAGAAAAAGCGATTCGTGATACCCTGCAGGGGGTGGACGTACAAACCTACTTCGGACAGATTGAGCCGAACGATTTCATCTCTCTGCTTACTTTAGCCTCTTAA
- a CDS encoding YdcF family protein, producing the protein MLEAVFLGILLAGLLWTFYVQWLLSRQDYPALPEGVDTGIVLGAKLETNQASPGLAERLDQAISLYNQRKFKHLIVSGGLDKEGDSQITEAEGMRNYLVQKGIPEQAITMEKQAKNTYENLVFSKRIMEQKGWTSCIIITHEYHGARAMDIADFIALSPAYLSTTDSTHLFMPYHKIREILAFTKWEFNKWRMRLNITVQLEKEGQHSIEGTGLFLLQDKDLEAFLFCMESVF; encoded by the coding sequence GTGTTAGAGGCTGTTTTCCTTGGGATCCTGCTGGCCGGGCTTCTTTGGACGTTCTATGTCCAGTGGCTTCTATCAAGGCAGGATTATCCCGCTCTTCCTGAAGGCGTGGATACAGGGATCGTATTGGGAGCCAAACTGGAAACTAACCAGGCAAGTCCCGGATTAGCTGAACGTCTGGATCAGGCAATAAGTTTATACAATCAGCGTAAATTCAAACATCTTATTGTAAGCGGCGGTTTGGATAAGGAAGGGGACAGCCAAATAACTGAAGCTGAGGGAATGAGAAATTATCTGGTACAGAAGGGTATTCCCGAACAAGCTATAACGATGGAAAAACAGGCCAAAAACACGTACGAAAACCTCGTGTTCAGCAAGCGGATCATGGAGCAGAAAGGATGGACATCCTGCATCATTATTACGCATGAATATCATGGGGCAAGGGCTATGGATATCGCAGATTTCATTGCTTTGTCACCTGCATACCTTTCAACAACGGATTCTACGCATTTGTTTATGCCTTATCATAAAATCAGAGAGATTTTGGCCTTTACCAAATGGGAATTCAACAAGTGGAGAATGCGGCTTAATATAACAGTGCAGTTAGAGAAGGAAGGTCAGCATTCCATTGAGGGTACTGGCCTTTTCCTTTTACAAGATAAAGATTTGGAAGCCTTTCTTTTTTGTATGGAATCCGTTTTTTGA
- the hflX gene encoding GTPase HflX, translating to MKPSMHETEMNKQDRAILVSLVTQTFKHYEALAEYSLQELIQLAETAGVEVLETMMQSREVPDSRWFIGKGKAEELKNRIEETGANTAIFDQELSGAQVRNLEALLDVKIIDRTQLILDIFAQRAKTREGIIQVELAQLSYLLPRLSGHGKNLSRLGGGIGTRGPGESKLETDRRHIRRRINELKSQLQEVVKHRNLHRARRKKSGVVQVALVGYTNAGKSTLLRELTQADVYVENQLFATLDPTSRTMKLPSGKDIVLTDTVGFIQNLPHDLIAVFRATLEEANEADLILHVVDSSSKMRQEQMRVVDEVLEELGASGKPAITVFNKIDLIPEKEQDMLTSPGKFLRLSAYQESDLERLKQTIQDYVMGDSKEFLIPSTEGGIISLLYRIGDVEEEGMEANSMKFRIHIQEEEYQKVRHRLEQYELKQ from the coding sequence TTGAAGCCCTCCATGCACGAAACTGAAATGAATAAACAAGATCGGGCTATTTTAGTCAGTCTGGTCACTCAAACTTTTAAGCATTATGAAGCTTTAGCGGAATATTCTTTGCAGGAACTGATTCAACTGGCCGAGACCGCAGGGGTGGAAGTACTGGAAACTATGATGCAATCCAGGGAAGTTCCCGATTCCCGTTGGTTCATCGGAAAAGGCAAGGCGGAGGAATTGAAAAATCGCATAGAGGAAACAGGAGCCAATACCGCAATCTTTGATCAGGAGTTATCCGGGGCACAGGTACGGAATCTGGAGGCCTTGCTCGATGTAAAAATCATTGACCGTACCCAGCTGATTTTGGATATTTTCGCCCAGAGAGCCAAAACGAGAGAAGGAATTATTCAGGTAGAGCTGGCTCAGCTAAGTTATTTGCTTCCCCGCCTGTCTGGACACGGCAAGAACTTATCCCGCTTAGGCGGAGGAATCGGAACAAGGGGGCCGGGCGAATCTAAGCTGGAGACAGACCGCCGCCATATCCGCAGAAGAATTAACGAATTGAAATCCCAATTGCAGGAAGTTGTCAAACACCGTAATCTGCACAGAGCAAGACGTAAAAAATCAGGTGTGGTTCAGGTTGCGCTCGTAGGATATACCAATGCGGGAAAATCAACATTGCTTCGTGAATTGACGCAAGCGGATGTATATGTGGAAAACCAATTGTTTGCCACTCTTGACCCTACCTCCAGAACTATGAAACTGCCAAGCGGAAAGGATATTGTCTTAACGGATACGGTTGGTTTTATTCAGAACCTCCCGCATGATCTGATCGCGGTTTTTCGTGCCACCCTAGAGGAAGCGAATGAAGCGGATCTGATTTTGCATGTAGTAGATAGCTCCTCGAAAATGCGGCAGGAACAAATGCGGGTAGTAGATGAAGTTCTGGAAGAACTTGGGGCCTCAGGAAAACCGGCAATCACTGTATTTAACAAAATAGATTTAATTCCTGAAAAAGAGCAGGATATGCTAACTTCACCTGGAAAGTTCCTTCGTCTTTCGGCTTATCAGGAAAGTGACCTCGAAAGATTAAAACAGACCATCCAGGATTACGTCATGGGAGACAGTAAAGAGTTTTTAATTCCTTCCACCGAGGGCGGAATTATCTCACTTCTTTACCGGATAGGTGATGTGGAAGAAGAAGGAATGGAAGCAAATAGCATGAAGTTTCGCATCCACATTCAAGAAGAAGAGTATCAGAAAGTAAGGCACAGACTCGAACAGTATGAACTAAAGCAATAG
- a CDS encoding peptidylprolyl isomerase, with product MFHYFLLALTVILILSACNTGKKDEKGAGEATPSSGKTWSKPPEMAIDTNKTYTAKIETGKGDFAIELFSKDAPKTVNNFVFLAKEGFYNNVKFHRIIKPFMIQTGDPSGTGTGGPGYTFEDELNTAHTYEPGIVAMANRGPNTNGSQFFICTGEQAKGLNKVPNYTIFGRVKDGMDVVNAIADTPVKQNPNSNDSSPSMPTEDVIIKSVTITES from the coding sequence ATGTTTCATTATTTTTTGCTTGCCCTAACCGTGATTTTAATACTCAGTGCCTGTAATACAGGGAAGAAAGACGAAAAAGGAGCAGGCGAGGCTACCCCTTCTTCCGGAAAAACTTGGTCTAAACCACCGGAAATGGCTATTGATACGAATAAAACGTACACAGCCAAAATAGAAACTGGCAAAGGGGATTTTGCCATAGAGCTGTTTTCCAAGGATGCCCCTAAGACAGTGAACAATTTTGTCTTTCTGGCGAAAGAAGGATTCTACAATAATGTGAAGTTCCATAGGATCATTAAACCATTCATGATTCAAACGGGGGACCCTTCAGGGACAGGAACTGGCGGCCCGGGCTATACCTTTGAAGATGAACTCAACACGGCCCATACCTATGAGCCCGGTATAGTAGCCATGGCTAATCGTGGACCTAACACGAACGGAAGCCAGTTTTTCATTTGTACCGGTGAACAAGCTAAAGGATTGAATAAAGTTCCAAACTATACGATTTTTGGTCGAGTCAAGGATGGGATGGATGTTGTCAATGCTATTGCTGATACCCCGGTAAAACAGAATCCAAATTCTAATGATTCGTCGCCAAGTATGCCTACAGAAGACGTTATCATTAAATCTGTAACCATAACAGAATCCTAA
- a CDS encoding MerR family transcriptional regulator has protein sequence MSDDIRRNMALFPIGIVMKLTDLTARQIRYYEQHELVIPARTSGNQRLYSFNDVERLLEIKDLIEKGVNIAGIKQVLLPVSKDSEEATYLNEASETKRKELTDSQLRQLLKQQIVGARRPGQVSLIQGELSRFYH, from the coding sequence ATGAGTGATGATATTCGCAGAAATATGGCGTTATTCCCTATTGGTATTGTAATGAAGCTGACTGATTTAACAGCCAGACAAATTCGTTACTATGAACAGCATGAACTGGTGATACCAGCCCGGACCTCCGGTAATCAGAGACTTTACTCCTTCAATGACGTGGAACGTCTCCTGGAGATCAAGGATCTGATTGAGAAAGGCGTGAATATCGCCGGAATCAAACAGGTTCTGCTGCCGGTATCTAAAGATTCAGAGGAAGCTACCTACCTGAATGAGGCTAGTGAGACAAAGCGGAAGGAACTGACAGATTCTCAGCTTCGTCAGCTTTTGAAACAACAAATTGTCGGTGCTAGGCGTCCAGGCCAGGTATCCCTCATCCAAGGTGAGCTATCCAGATTTTATCATTAA